The nucleotide sequence GCTGATCGAGGCGATCGCGCGCAACAAGGCGGCGGCGCTGAAGAATCGCCTTCGCCGCGTCGACGTGCTGATCGTCGACGACGTCCAGTTCCTGGCCGGGCGCGAACGAACGCAGGAAGAATTCTTCCACATCTTCAACGCGCTGTACGAGAACGGGCGCCAGATCGTGCTGACCAGCGACAAGTTTCCGAGTGAAATCCCCGGCGTCGAAGAGCGGCTGTGCAACCGTTTCGGCTGGGGTCTGGTCGCCGACATCCAGATCCCGGACATGGAGACGCGCGTGGCGATCCTCGATCGCAAGGCGCTGGCCGAAGGCGTCGAGATCAGCCTCGATGTCGCTTCACTGATCGCCCGCTCCGTCGACTCGAACATCCGCGACCTCGAAGGCGCGCTGACGCGCATCAGCGCTCACGCTTCCCTGTCCGGCCGCACCATCGACCGCGCGCTGGCCGAGGAGGTGCTCGGCAAGGGGCGCAGCGGCGACGGCCCGACGGCGGTGATCAGCCTCGACGAGGTCGAGAAGGAGGTCGCGAGTCATTTCGGCCTTCGTATCGCGGACTTGCGCGCCCGCCGCCGCACCAAGAAGATCGCCGAAGCACGCCAGGTCGCGATGTACCTGATGCGACAGAAAGCCGGCGCTTCCTACCCGGTGATCGGAGCGCACCTCGGCGGCCGCGACCATTCGACGGTCATCCACGCGTGCCAGCAGGTCGAGCGCCGCCGCAAGGAAGACTCGCGAATGCGCCTGGTGCTGGAAGCCGTTTCCCGCCGCTTCGGCGCACACTGAGCGCGGCGTTTTCGCCATGTGGACAAGCCCTGCGTCCGGTCGTGCGCAACGCTCTGCAGGAAAGACTTCACAAGCGTCACAGCAAGGGCTATGCACCTGCCCGCGCACCGAGAGCACAGGCCTTCCTGCAGAAATTTCCCCCGCAACGTCGGGGGCTTCTGCCACCTGTCCACGGATTTCGCCGGCCCTAATAACAACAAGAATACTAAATCCATTATTGGAAGGCTGCCAGAAGCGAGCGATCCAGCCATGAACATCACCGTCGGAAGCGAAGATTTCCTTCGAATCCTTGGGCGAACCCAAGGCGTGGTGGACCGCCGTCATTCCATGGCCATCCTGACGAATCTCGTCATCGAGGCCGGTACCGGCGAGATCTCCATCGTCGCTACCGATCTCGAAGTCAGCCTGCGCCAGGCGCTCGCTGCCAAAGTCGGCGAAGCCGGTCACGTCGCGCTGTCGGCGCGCAAGCTGTTCGAGATCGTTCGCGAGTCGAAGTCCGAGGAAGTCACCGTGCGCAGCCTCGACAGCCACTGGGTCGGGGTATCCTACGGCCGCTCGAATTTCCGATTGATGGGAATCGATGCGTCCGAGCACCCGGGAATGCCGACTCCCGGAGCGGCTGCCGAGGTCAACGCGGCGTTCGAGCTGGAAGCCGAGGAGCTCGCCGAGATCATCGAGAAAACGCTGTTCGCGGTTTCCCATGACG is from Candidatus Binatia bacterium and encodes:
- the dnaA gene encoding chromosomal replication initiator protein DnaA, which produces MVVATRTQLEDLWNRAVSALRQRLERDEFDNWILPLVPLALTSETLEISVPNKLFASWLEENYLDLLTSAWMEAHGEETCFTFTWSGTGLQGELFHEYEADRAKRLPPRRAANPSGLIERYDFENFIVGPSNQFARAAAMAVAQQPGTLYNPFFLYGGVGLGKTHLANAIGHALLRSEPEARVLFLSADTLTNQLIEAIARNKAAALKNRLRRVDVLIVDDVQFLAGRERTQEEFFHIFNALYENGRQIVLTSDKFPSEIPGVEERLCNRFGWGLVADIQIPDMETRVAILDRKALAEGVEISLDVASLIARSVDSNIRDLEGALTRISAHASLSGRTIDRALAEEVLGKGRSGDGPTAVISLDEVEKEVASHFGLRIADLRARRRTKKIAEARQVAMYLMRQKAGASYPVIGAHLGGRDHSTVIHACQQVERRRKEDSRMRLVLEAVSRRFGAH